A genomic stretch from Fusarium musae strain F31 chromosome 9, whole genome shotgun sequence includes:
- a CDS encoding hypothetical protein (EggNog:ENOG41), with protein sequence MAMNPGEQTGVIISTAVVALLTGYAFGIYTIRGYLIPPSLFEERRRNIHDPVESDESDIDEDDTVLDHAPNWANGADADKRQGLKNAEKEKEPVIKDNGEECKLILVVRTDLGMTKGKIAAQCSHATLACYKTLSRAPADSPLSKILKRWERLGQAKIAVQVKSQDEMLELRRKARSLGITAEVIQDAGRTQIEAGSMTVLGIGPAPRSLVDQVTGGLKLL encoded by the exons ATGGCGATGAACCCAGGCGAGCAAACAGGAGTAATCATCTCCACGGCCGTCGTTGCCCTCCTCACCGGTTACGCTTTCGGTATCTATACTATCCGAGGCTACCTCATCCCACCCTCGCTGTTCGAGGAGCGCCGGCGCAACATACACGATCCTGTCGAGAGTGACGAAAGCGATatcgacgaggatgacactGTTCTCGACCACGCCCCCAACTGGGCCAATGGCGCTGACGCCGATAAGAGGCAGGGTTTGAAGaatgctgagaaggagaaggagccCGTTATTAAGGACAATGGAGAGGAGTGCAAGCTTATTCTTGTTGTGCGAACAGACCTGGGCATGACAAAGG GCAAAATCGCTGCTCAATGCTCCCACGCTACCCTCGCATGCTACAAGACCCTCTCCCGCGCCCCCGCCGACTCTCCCCTGTCCAAGATCCTTAAGCGCTGGGAACGTCTCGGCCAGGCCAAGATCGCCGTGCAAGTCAAGAGCCAGGACGAGATGCTCGAGCTTCGACGCAAGGCCCGATCTCTGGGTATCACAGCTGAGGTTATCCAGGATGCTGGCCGAACACAGATTGAGGCTGGTAGCATGACAGTGCTGGGCATTGGACCTGCCCCTAGAAGCCTTGTTGACCAGGTCACCGGTGGACTTAAGTTGCTGTAA
- a CDS encoding hypothetical protein (EggNog:ENOG41~CAZy:GT64) produces MLKPSSSSFMEKTLPLRNRVADKIEWVKLRTPKVVKSRAFRRAATITSAVFFALTFIIVLAKLTNAGFFIPKLVSHISRYPTCQSKGINGTRDIWEASQKKYENLRDDKFTIAMQTYRRPKELEETLSIILSEEVPSLLEIVVVWNDLENYPPDDYVSKHGVPVRFRKSKRNSLNEKLWPDPDYKTQAILLSDDDVYYHPNDLEFVFQTWRKFGRNRMVGALARCTPVDTFGYHKYTFCSSRWGEDDYNMILTNLAFSHVSFLDYYSSNDTIMTQIREYVDEGFNCEDLAMNYVHGLLTGEGPLLINGHEKYVNFVPKVGISMKKGHMEARSACLNNFSKMFGCHPLVDETGYIQRGVLVM; encoded by the exons ATGTTGAAAccttcaagctcctccttcatGGAGAAGACTCTGCCCCTGAGGAATAGGGTGGCAGACAAGATCGAGTGGGTGAAACTTCGTACGCCAAAGGTTGTCAAATCGAGAGCATTTCGAAGAGCGGCGACAATTACATCCGCTGTATTCTTTGCTCTCACATTCATTATTGTTTTGGCAAAATTGACGAATGCGGGTTTCTTTATACCAAAACTTGTCAGCCATATCTCGAGATATCCCACATGCCAGAGCAAGGGGATCAATGGAACGAGGGACATATGGGAAGCTTCACAGAAGAAGTACGAGAACCTGAGGGACGATAAGTTTAC AATTGCTATGCAGACGTATCGTCGACCGAAGGAACTCGAAGAAactctcagcatcatcctgAGCGAGGAAGTCCCCTCACTTCTCGAAATAGTTGTCGTCTGGAACGACCTCGAAAACTATCCCCCGGATGACTACGTTTCAAAACACGGAGTCCCCGTCCGATTCCGAAAGTCGAAACGCAACAGCCTCAACGAAAAGCTCTGGCCCGATCCCGACTACAAGACACAAGCGATTCTGCTCTCAGATGACGATGTCTACTATCACCCGAACGATCTCGAGTTCGTCTTCCAGACATGGCGCAAGTTTGGCAGGAATCGAATGGTCGGTGCTCTCGCTCGATGCACGCCTGTCGATACGTTTGGATACCACAAGTACACGTTCTGCTCCAGCAGATGGGGAGAGGATGACTATAACATGATTCTGACCAATCTCGCTTTCTCACATGTCTCATTCCTCGACTATTACTCATCTAACGACACGATCATGACACAGATCAGAGAGTATGTCGACGAGGGCTTCAACTGCGAGGATCTTGCCATGAACTACGTCCATGGACTTCTAACAGGCGAGGGGccccttctcatcaacggACATGAGAAATATGTCAACTTTGTTCCTAAAGTTGGGATCAGTATGAAGAAGGGTCATATGGAGGCCCGAAGTGCCTGTCTCAACAACTTTTCCAAGATGTTTGGATGTCACCCCTTGGTCGACGAGACCGGATACATCCAACGAGGTGTATTGGTAATGTGA
- a CDS encoding hypothetical protein (BUSCO:EOG09264DMU~EggNog:ENOG41): MTANKALIVGISGCSSSGKTTLARLLRDIFPNTFILHEDDFYRPENELPTKNGLLDWDCAEALDIPAMDESLAYIRQHAAFPPTLDSKEDQNSVGKCPVSEASIAAQRAKVDAALGPDHPLRKNLRLCLLDGFLLYSPSMAAIKPNLDIKLFLRTTYEKAKKRREARDGYVTLEGFWADPPGYVDKIVWPNYVEEHAWMFEDGDVEGKFKTDVLDKEGIKVQSDVSADGDIEKTFEWTVNTILEELGKQV; this comes from the exons ATGACCGCAAACAAGGCCCTCATAGTCGGCATCTCGGGGTGCTCCTCGAGTGGGAAAACCACTCTCGCACGGCTACTGCGAGACATTTTCCCCAATACTTTCATTCTTCATGAGGATGACTTTTATAGACCTGAAAATGA GCTACCCACCAAAAATGGTCTCTTAGATTGGGACTGTGCTGAGGCCCTCGACATCCCGGCCATGGATGAGTCCCTCGCTTATATCCGCCAACACGCTGCCTTTCCT CCTACCCTTGATTCCAAAGAAGATCAAAACTCCGTGGGCAAGTGCCCAGTATCAGAAGCCAGCATCGCCGCTCAACGAGCCAAAGTCGATGCCGCTCTAGGCCCAGACCACCCCCTCCGCAAAAATCTCCGCCTGTGTCTCCTCGATGGCTTTCTTCTCTACTCCCCTTCCATGGCTGCTATAAAGCCCAACCTGGACATCAAACTCTTCTTACGCACAACATACGAGAAGGctaagaagagaagagaagccaGAGACGGATATGTCACCCTGGAGGGCTTCTGGGCAGACCCTCCTGGTTACGTTGATAAGATCGTATGGCCTAACTATGTAGAGGAGCACGCTTGGATGTtcgaggatggtgatgtaGAGGGCAAGTTCAAGACGGATGTTTTGGATAAGGAGGGTATCAAGGTACAGAGTGATGTGAGTGCTGATGGAGATATTGAAAAGACATTTGAGTGGACAGTAAACACGATCTTAGAAGAACTTGGAAAGCAAGTATAG